Within Spinacia oleracea cultivar Varoflay chromosome 4, BTI_SOV_V1, whole genome shotgun sequence, the genomic segment TTCGCATATGGCTCTCTTTATGTTAATTTTACTTTgttcgtttattgacccgcctaCTATCAGCCCGTTATTGACCCGCAACCCGCTTTGACCCGCTAAAACTGACCATTTTATTATCCGACTAGCTTTTGACCTACACCGACCCTGACCTAACCCGCCCAACGTCTAAtataaatacaacgattttTTATCGGTCATGTCAAAAACGAGTTCAGTCGGgatttgacccattacttttcagGTTGTCCGGGTTTGGAAAAAATCGGTTATGGGTCACAAAATTTTGTTCAATACCCATTATTTTTGGGTCTGTTTCAGGTCGGGTTTCGAGTCTGGtcaatttttgacaggtctaattgCTAGCATTAACCGGAATTACAGTGGTAAACTGGTAACTGAAGAGAGTCCAAAACTTGAATTTTGTTTCTACCTCTTCGGATCTCTATTTCCTTCTGAAATTTTACAGACTGATACAAATTTCtcataaataaacaaatcaacTACTCTATTACACACCAAAAGGCCTCAACATGGCTTACATAAATTTACAAAGAGTCACACAGGGTAATGCAATTCCCTACATGTTTGGAATACAAGAAAACACCCTGATTTCTGCAAAGCTTCAAAGAGGAAACACCCTCTTTTCTGCATAGTTTCGAAAAGACCAATGAAAAGGGCCAGTGACAGATTCTGAACTTTCAACTTTACGACCTCACTTGATACTCCCCTGCTCGAGTTAGAGCTCTGAAACCCTTGTAAGCCCGATTTGTTACATTCTTTACTTCGAGTTTATCTATTTTCAAGCCCGAAAGAGCAACACCCATAATACGGAACCCTGCTTCAAATGTTGGGAATACATGAAGCTTCTCAAAGCCTGCTTCGAGCTTTAATGTTCCCGTCAAAGAAGGGGCTTTGTCCTTTGGTATTCCACCAATAGACCAAGAACATACCTGACAGTTTTGTGTACGAAGCAAGTTATATGGAAAACCGagagaaaatatatataaaaaatgaaaaaaaaaaacatttattcAAAAAATCAAAGGTAACCAGACAAGGTAACCAGACAATACGAGCTTTGCACCGATTGCTGAAATAGCATAAATGTGTTACCTTGTTAGCAAGGATGTCAACTGTTCCATGATTTGCAATCAGATCAGAAGATACCACACAAGAGGGAAGTTGAAACTGCACTGTTATAGAATCTATTGTCTTTCCAGGATCATGCCGTAGTCCAACCATAACACTGACACGACATGAACCAGAATCTGAAGTAAACTGTGGTTTGACATATATTGGGGTGCTCTTCAACTTTTTAACCCTGCAAGTAGAAAAGAACATGAAGTAAAGAGATGTTCGAAGTCGTTCGGTATCACGGCCAGTTTCCAGTTTTTGAAATTTGGTTTTGAAAGTCATACAAGTATAatttagattgaatcatgaactTAAAAATAGTCATACATATAGTAATcaggttgattttgaaaactgacaacaaaaaactggaaactacattttatggtttttagttttgtaaaaaaccgaaaactgaaaacaaaaaacgataGCGAACTAGGCCGTAATGGCTTAGAGAATAAGGTAGCCAAAGAATATGCGTCATTCCACACACCTGTAACTCATAAGCTTAAATTGTCCATCAGGTGGCACAAATGACAGTATTTGTTGTGATTCCCATGGTCGAAACCGGACACAAGGATGAAACCTCACGTCATTTAGGATACTGGGATTTGCAAATGATAATGTTAATTCAGGTACACCAGAAAGATGGCAAGTAACTTGAACCTCACCATAAACCTCACACTTAACAAGAGCTCCATCCCTGAGAAACATTAGCAAAGCAAATATGGTCAAGCAACATAAGCAACATTTCCAGGGGAAAGTGGCGGACTGGCGGGTATAAAATGGTTATGTGTTAGGCCCAGAGGCTCACATAATTCCAAGTATATGTTAAACTCCATCTATCGTAGGTTAATATTTAGCTAATGGCAAATTAGCATTTAGCAcaaatcatttttatttttgaggGGTTTTGGCTCAAATCAAATTGTCGGAAACTAAAGCTTCAGAATCGACAACACTTTGAATAGTCAAAACGAAAAAAAATCATCACATAGAACATCTAATCCTCAACA encodes:
- the LOC110792934 gene encoding AP-3 complex subunit mu is translated as MLQCIFILSDSGEVMLEKQLIGHRVDRSICDWFWDQVSSQGDSSKIPPVIASPTHYIFHILRDGIIFLACAQVEMPPLMAIEFLCRAADVLSDYLGGLNEDIIKDNFVIVYELLDEMIDNGFPLTTEPNILREMIAPPNIISKVLSVVTGNSSNVSSTLPGATASCVPWRTTELKHSSNEVYVDLVEELDAIINRDGALVKCEVYGEVQVTCHLSGVPELTLSFANPSILNDVRFHPCVRFRPWESQQILSFVPPDGQFKLMSYRVKKLKSTPIYVKPQFTSDSGSCRVSVMVGLRHDPGKTIDSITVQFQLPSCVVSSDLIANHGTVDILANKVCSWSIGGIPKDKAPSLTGTLKLEAGFEKLHVFPTFEAGFRIMGVALSGLKIDKLEVKNVTNRAYKGFRALTRAGEYQVRS